A region of Poecile atricapillus isolate bPoeAtr1 chromosome 24, bPoeAtr1.hap1, whole genome shotgun sequence DNA encodes the following proteins:
- the FHL3 gene encoding four and a half LIM domains protein 3 isoform X1 has product MQAGEGGPQTSTMTECFDCDNCKESLYGRKYIQMDNGPYCIPCYDAHFANTCDECKELIGHDCRELYYEDRHYHEHCFRCFRCDRSLADEPFTCQGKELLCNDCYCSEFSSKCVACEKTVMPGSRKLEYNGQTWHEHCFICSSCQQPIGSRSFIPDKKDYYCVPCYESKFAPRCTRCKKTLTKGGVTYRDEPWHKECFVCTGCKTPLAGQQFTSQDDNPYCIKCFGNLYAKKCSACTKPITGFGGGKYVSFEDRHWHHNCFNCARCSTSLVGKGFIPDNDEILCRDCSSDL; this is encoded by the exons CAGGTGAAGGAGGGCCTCAGACCAGCACCATGACAGAGTGCTTCGACTGTGACAACTGCAAGGAGTCCTTGTATGGGCGCAAGTACATCCAGATGGACAATGGCCCCTACTGCATCCCCTGCTATGACGCGCACTTCGCCAACACCTGCGACGAGTGCAAGGAGCTGATCGGCCACGACTGCAGG GAGCTGTACTACGAGGACCGCCATTACCACGAGCACTGCTTCCGTTGCTTCCGCTGCGACCGCTCTCTGGCTGATGAGCCGTTCACCTGCCAGggcaaggagctgctgtgcaaCGACTGCTACTGCAGCGAGTTCTCCTCCAAATGTGTCGCCTGTGAGAAGACCGTCATGCCAG GCTCCCGTAAGCTGGAGTACAATGGACAGACCTGGCACGAGCATTGCTTCAtatgcagcagctgccagcagcccaTTGGGTCACGGTCTTTCATCCCAGACAAGAAGGATTATTACTGTGTCCCCTGTTACGAGAGCAAGTTCGCTCCTCGCTGCACTAGATGCAAAAAG ACCCTCACCAAGGGAGGAGTGACCTACCGGGATGAGCCCTGGCACAAGGAGTGCTTTGTCTGCACGGGCTGCAAGACCCCCTTGGCTGGGCAGCAGTTCACCTCCCAGGATGACAACCCATACTGCATCAAGTGCTTTGGGAACCTCTATGCCAAGAAGTGCAGTGCCTGCACAAAGCCCATCACAG GCTTTGGCGGCGGCAAATACGTCTCCTTTGAGGACCGTCACTGGCACCACAACTGCTTCAACTGTGCCCGCTGCAGCACCTCGCTGGTGGGGAAAGGCTTCATCCCCGACAATGATGAGATCCTGTGCCGTGACTGCAGCAGCGACCTATGA
- the FHL3 gene encoding four and a half LIM domains protein 3 isoform X2 produces MQGEGGPQTSTMTECFDCDNCKESLYGRKYIQMDNGPYCIPCYDAHFANTCDECKELIGHDCRELYYEDRHYHEHCFRCFRCDRSLADEPFTCQGKELLCNDCYCSEFSSKCVACEKTVMPGSRKLEYNGQTWHEHCFICSSCQQPIGSRSFIPDKKDYYCVPCYESKFAPRCTRCKKTLTKGGVTYRDEPWHKECFVCTGCKTPLAGQQFTSQDDNPYCIKCFGNLYAKKCSACTKPITGFGGGKYVSFEDRHWHHNCFNCARCSTSLVGKGFIPDNDEILCRDCSSDL; encoded by the exons GTGAAGGAGGGCCTCAGACCAGCACCATGACAGAGTGCTTCGACTGTGACAACTGCAAGGAGTCCTTGTATGGGCGCAAGTACATCCAGATGGACAATGGCCCCTACTGCATCCCCTGCTATGACGCGCACTTCGCCAACACCTGCGACGAGTGCAAGGAGCTGATCGGCCACGACTGCAGG GAGCTGTACTACGAGGACCGCCATTACCACGAGCACTGCTTCCGTTGCTTCCGCTGCGACCGCTCTCTGGCTGATGAGCCGTTCACCTGCCAGggcaaggagctgctgtgcaaCGACTGCTACTGCAGCGAGTTCTCCTCCAAATGTGTCGCCTGTGAGAAGACCGTCATGCCAG GCTCCCGTAAGCTGGAGTACAATGGACAGACCTGGCACGAGCATTGCTTCAtatgcagcagctgccagcagcccaTTGGGTCACGGTCTTTCATCCCAGACAAGAAGGATTATTACTGTGTCCCCTGTTACGAGAGCAAGTTCGCTCCTCGCTGCACTAGATGCAAAAAG ACCCTCACCAAGGGAGGAGTGACCTACCGGGATGAGCCCTGGCACAAGGAGTGCTTTGTCTGCACGGGCTGCAAGACCCCCTTGGCTGGGCAGCAGTTCACCTCCCAGGATGACAACCCATACTGCATCAAGTGCTTTGGGAACCTCTATGCCAAGAAGTGCAGTGCCTGCACAAAGCCCATCACAG GCTTTGGCGGCGGCAAATACGTCTCCTTTGAGGACCGTCACTGGCACCACAACTGCTTCAACTGTGCCCGCTGCAGCACCTCGCTGGTGGGGAAAGGCTTCATCCCCGACAATGATGAGATCCTGTGCCGTGACTGCAGCAGCGACCTATGA
- the FHL3 gene encoding four and a half LIM domains protein 3 isoform X3 has product MTECFDCDNCKESLYGRKYIQMDNGPYCIPCYDAHFANTCDECKELIGHDCRELYYEDRHYHEHCFRCFRCDRSLADEPFTCQGKELLCNDCYCSEFSSKCVACEKTVMPGSRKLEYNGQTWHEHCFICSSCQQPIGSRSFIPDKKDYYCVPCYESKFAPRCTRCKKTLTKGGVTYRDEPWHKECFVCTGCKTPLAGQQFTSQDDNPYCIKCFGNLYAKKCSACTKPITGFGGGKYVSFEDRHWHHNCFNCARCSTSLVGKGFIPDNDEILCRDCSSDL; this is encoded by the exons ATGACAGAGTGCTTCGACTGTGACAACTGCAAGGAGTCCTTGTATGGGCGCAAGTACATCCAGATGGACAATGGCCCCTACTGCATCCCCTGCTATGACGCGCACTTCGCCAACACCTGCGACGAGTGCAAGGAGCTGATCGGCCACGACTGCAGG GAGCTGTACTACGAGGACCGCCATTACCACGAGCACTGCTTCCGTTGCTTCCGCTGCGACCGCTCTCTGGCTGATGAGCCGTTCACCTGCCAGggcaaggagctgctgtgcaaCGACTGCTACTGCAGCGAGTTCTCCTCCAAATGTGTCGCCTGTGAGAAGACCGTCATGCCAG GCTCCCGTAAGCTGGAGTACAATGGACAGACCTGGCACGAGCATTGCTTCAtatgcagcagctgccagcagcccaTTGGGTCACGGTCTTTCATCCCAGACAAGAAGGATTATTACTGTGTCCCCTGTTACGAGAGCAAGTTCGCTCCTCGCTGCACTAGATGCAAAAAG ACCCTCACCAAGGGAGGAGTGACCTACCGGGATGAGCCCTGGCACAAGGAGTGCTTTGTCTGCACGGGCTGCAAGACCCCCTTGGCTGGGCAGCAGTTCACCTCCCAGGATGACAACCCATACTGCATCAAGTGCTTTGGGAACCTCTATGCCAAGAAGTGCAGTGCCTGCACAAAGCCCATCACAG GCTTTGGCGGCGGCAAATACGTCTCCTTTGAGGACCGTCACTGGCACCACAACTGCTTCAACTGTGCCCGCTGCAGCACCTCGCTGGTGGGGAAAGGCTTCATCCCCGACAATGATGAGATCCTGTGCCGTGACTGCAGCAGCGACCTATGA